TAATAACAATCATGGTTTGGTTTAGGTGCGGTTTGTAAAGAATGTGACTGAGTGGAGGGAAATGAAGCCGGCTTTCTACCACGGACACGTCTCCTTCCTGGACTTCACCAAGTAAATACATTGTCttgcaatatactgtacttgCTACACTGTAAACACAGTTTCTTCGCCCTGCTGTGGCTTTGTGCAGGTGACTCCACCTTGTGGCCATTCACAGCTTTTCCCCTACACAGTGTAGTGTAATGATCTGAATATAGCACCTTTTTGACCTCAGAATGTTTCAACTAAAGAAGCACATTACTGAGCTCTTAAATCTGCTAACTGTGTCCGTCTTCAGAATTCATTTTAATAGTTGGATTCAAGTACAGTTGAGTGCCTCAACCCAATCACTGTCATTTCTGTCAGGTTTGGGGTGAAGAGGAAGCCCATCTACATAAACGTGATCCGGGACCCCATTGAAAGGCTGGTGTCCTATTATTACTTTCTGCGTTTCGGGGATGACTACCGGCCCGGCTTGAGACGCAGGAAACAAGGAGACAAGAAGGTTAAAGAAATCCACCGATACTCTCATTCTTTCGTTTAAAGGATAGGTCCACTATTTTTTCAAGTCTGTCTTTAAATAATAGTCAGGTGCCCATATGAACAATGAAACAGGGTTTGCTTGTTATAATCATTGCTACTGTTCATAGTTCATAGTGGCCAAAGATCCTTTCAGATTTTTTGatgtggggttgtatgaggtgcTTATCCatagtctggtggctttgacgAGAGCATAGAACAGCTTTAGTTCCCCCTGCGTAAACTTCTGTTTGATGGCATCGTAAAGctgtaaaaaatattgtaaatatagcgtacacatAAAGCTCTAGTGCGGAGCTTTTTGATATTAAATGaccgtctgttacattcaagccattgccaaatgagttgctacaaagctaattgagactatcagctccacacaactctctctgtatttctcagtatgactatgttcagaagattgtggcgtccggcgacttttgcgCACAGAAActggagtgaagataatgacctctcctaaagagtccatcatgttttttcaatcctctgtgtcctccttggctacttgCAACTgcgtggggggggggtcacggaaggcttgtatcatgtggactcaccgacagtgttgttgtcattacttaaaattcctcatggaggcgacagaaactacacactatagctttaaactgaTATAGATATTTTTGAGGTGGTCCTATTTTTATGTAGCTAAAATGCGTTTAGCTCCGTTACCGTAGGTAACActctgactatggataagtacctcatacaaccatACTTCAAAATGTCCGAACCAACCCTTTGTTGCCCTTACAATGTATGTGATCGGGGACTAGATCTACAGTCCTCGTTCTGTGCAAAAAATATATTGGAAAGTTTATCTGAAGTTAATATAAGTGATTGTTTTCTTCAGAACTTGCTCATGCATTGCGTTTGTGTTTCAGACATTTGATGAATGTGTATCAGCCGGCGGCTCAGACTGTGCCCCTGAGAAGCTCTGGCTCCAGATTCCCTTTTTCTGTGGTCACTACTCTGAATGCTGGTGAGTGTTCAAACACCTGACGCTGTACTCTATTCAGCCAACACCGAGTCAGAATTATAATCTCAAGGTTCTCTTGTGTTCTTGTATTTGAATTTTGAAACAACGAAAGACCGCTTGATTCAGCTCGTCTTTAGTCATGTTTTCACTTTTCTTACAGTTCATAAGGCTGGTGATaatctatattttatttattgtcaaCAAGTCCCATAAAAAGATCAAAATCGACAATGAACTGATCCTACTAACaagtatagacctttttcacagcagacatgttgacatgtcatagtaggaaaagcacagatgtattcaaaaccactaatgatggctgcattccacttaagagaggccctggtattgtgcatgctgactcactgaaatagcttactgggacacttgatggaattgagcaatcgttaaggttatcaatttcagctgtgcttttcctactatgacaagtcaaaatgtctgctgtgaaaaggtcTATACTTGTAGTAGGATCAGTTCATACACACACCTTTACAACATGGATGCTGTAGTAGAGCTGGgccatatggagaaaatcaaatatcacaatattttataTCGATATACAAATACCTCAAcatcgatattgtagggttgactattggtgctttcacaaaatatttacacaatgagattttagataaataatcatcagtaatgtagataaaatgactaagtggttaaaggcaaaacataaaacagctagaacagtctggtatgttcagaaagtgacatcactttactgtaatgcagcctttaaaaccaggaaaagactacacttgtgtcatatcacaatattacgatatccaaaatctaagacgatatcttgCCTCATATATCGACGTCGATATAATATCTATaaattgcccagccctacactgtagtttattttgactcaatcctGCATACACCATTGTGATGCATTAATCACTCACTAGCACACCAAATGGTATAAATCCacggctgaaaatagtccccaacaaatgcactactTGCTTCTGCTTTAGTAAGGTTTGCTAAAAACTCCAGTGCCCAgctctttcagggaatgatttagctgtttttttaaagtgaaattttgtcattttgtaagTTTAACATCTTGAGCATGAATGATTGGGCCTGGGGGTTTAGTACCACAGATAGGTTAGGAAAGTTGTATTGAGAGACTCATTTATCAGTGGGATTTGATATCGCCAATTTATCCTTCCCTCACCTGAGGCAGTTTAGATTCAGTTCAGGTTGAGTTCAGGAGGGATGCTGTACCAGTTTTGTTTCATAATGCACCACATGACCCCTCCTGGTCCTTCTCTATCACTTCTGCTCCACTCATCTTCTCAAGGTCTCTGCTAGCTCTCTCAGCCTTGATACGTTCTCTCTACATTATGATCTgtatcaatctctctctctctctctctctctctctctctctctctctctctctctctctcttattgtCTTTTCGGCCGTTCAAGGTGCATGTTCATTAATTGTTTATGGTTCATTGTTTAAACCCTTTACAATGACGACTTCTAAAGTTATTTTGAATGTTACAGaagtatctttaaaatacagtgtcctGGAAAAGGggcgttttctttttttgctgagtataaATAAACTGAAGACAAAAAAGGTGGAGTTGCTGCCAGTCTTCTAAAGCTTTGTTTAATGAGGCTTTGCCAAAAAGTTACTTTATAGGTTTAAACAATCTACTTCCTCCCTTTATTATTTAATGTCCTGACTATGACAACACCTGCCACTGACTTTCCATTCCTTCCTGCTTTCCATTCCTTCCTGTCTTTCGTCTGTCCCCTGGTCCTCCTGTTGTCCCAAGCCTTTCTGGACTCAGTTCACATCTCACTTCATCCTTTTCCCTGTCACTGTCTTTGTACCTTTCAGCTCATACTCCTCCTACccctcatttttgttgtttgcaCATGATTATTTTACATCCGGCTGAACCAttcatacattcattcattcattcattcattcattcattcaacctttatttatactcaAGACAACATTGAGGGACGGCCCTCATTTACAATGACATTGAATcaaattacaaagacaaaaacaaagcaacAGCCCAGGAAAAgaagcaacaccatcataagaaaaatagacaataaaactttctgaatttgaaaaatgatttgataaataaattaggatAATTAGACTACAATTATGTAGAGCAATTACAAGAAAAAGTTTGGaggtttaaaaccagatttctaaattgtTCACAAGGTACAAAGGAGTTGATTTTAAGAAAGGGCTGTAATTTGTTCCAGGAGTCAGGTGCACTAAAGGTAAAAGCGGTCACTGTTTCggctagaggtgcaacgatgaatcgatgaatcgattagttgtcaactattaaattaatcgccaactattttgataatcgattaatcgtttgagtcatttttttattaaaaaaaataagatttctctgattccagcttgttaaatgtgaatatcttctagtttcttctctcctctgtgatagtaaactgaatatctttgagttttggacaaaacaagacatttgaggacgtcatcttaggctttgggaaacactgatccacatttttcaccatgttttgacatttttatagatcaaacaactaatcgattaatcgagaaaataatcgacagattaatcgactatgaaaataatcgttagttgcagccctagtttaaaaccagatttctaaattgtTCAAAAGGCACAAGGGAGTTGATTTTAAGAAAGGGCTGTAATTTGTCCCAGGGGTCAGGTGCACTAAAGGTAAAAGCGGTCACTGTTTCGGCAGAGAAAACGAACCACATACAGTACGtgaacatgaacatgaacatgATGTCTCTGTGCAGGAACGTGGGCAGCCAGTGGGCTCTGGAGCAGGCGAAATACAACCTGGTGAATGAATACATGCTGGTGGGAGTAACAGAAGAGCTGGAGGACTTTGTAATGATGCTGGAGGCGGCGTTGCCACGCTTCTTCAAAGGAGCCACTGAGCTGTACAAAACAGGTGCCATGTCTGCTCAGTAGTTACAAACCATTTGCTGCTCCCttgcatatttttttgtttcccTCACCAATATTATAATATACCGAAAAGCTACTTAATGGCTCACCCACATTGCCGTTGCTCAAGTGTCTGTGTGCTGTGGTTGCATATTAGCAGTCTGAATTGCTCCTCTGAGAATTGAATTGTGATCAATATGCACTCATGCCTCACGCCGGTTACAGCGAGTGCAGCCGGAATGGATAATGGAGAAGAATTAAATCTGACAATGATATAGATGTACCATTACTCAAATATTATGTTCATAATTTTTAGCGGCAGATACACCCAAGTACTCAAGTTAATTAggtatttatttaattcatttgAATTTAAATGATGTCTGAGTCTCTGTGTCAAAAGGCATGCAGTGTCTTTCCTTACCCCGATTTTGTAAAattagtaaaagaaaaaaaaaaaaataggcctAAAAAGAAATGTAGGACACATCAGACGGGTTTAAAAGCTGCAGCATATGTCCACAGTAATCATTTCAGGCATTtagggaaatacacttatttgctttcttactGAGCGGTAGATTAAACGTTTGATACCACCCTAATCTGTAcgctaaatataaagctacagccaggagctGGTTAtcgtagcttagcataaagactggaaatggggGGGAAACCGCtatagcctggctctgtccaaaggtaacaaaatctgcaaaTCAAATTTTGTTTTTGACAGCCTTTTGTGGGACTATTTCTTGACCGGGTGCAGTAACGTCTACGTTGGTTGCCTAGTAACCTCACATTGACCACAAGACTCTTGAGAAGTTGCTGCGCGCAGCCAAAAAATAGTCAATAGCAAATAACCCCATGTTAAACCACAACTTGATGTTTTTACACTTACTGTACAGATCAAACAAATATGTTCAGACAAATGtttccagtcttaatgctaaggTAAGATAACCggctcctggctgtagctttatttACCATAATAATATATGAGAGAGGTATCAATCTAATTCTTAGCAGGAAAGCAAAAAAGCAACCTTCCAAAAGCACTATAGTGACTAAGGATGTCATATTTACAGCAAGCCAATTAGTGAACTTATTTCGCTCGCAGGTTCTATAAACGGATATGGCTTTAAGCCTGAAACACTGCCTATAATACATGTAATGTCAGTAGGGCTGTAACGATGTGCGATATGAAACCGAAATCGCCACACTCAGATCCACGAACCTGTGTCGCGGAGTGAGAAGGCAGAATCGCGACACACCCCTTCCAACTCCAATGCTACCACATCTTTAAATTACTATTAGtattagtcgttttggtgccttatCCCCTTTTGTCGGGTaaatttagctaactgtaaagacggcTAAAATCgtagagggtggggggtgtaaCACTGGTAACGCTAACGGAGGTGTAACGTTACGACTGGCCGCTGTTGTGACTCGGGTGACTGGGTCTGTTTCCCGACGCTTCAGAgcgaggcagacagacaggggtgtgctagctggctaaattaccaTTAGATTAGTCATCTATCTAtacagttaacgttactggTGAATTTGTGGGTTAGCCCAGAGTTGTTAactgtggtcaaaacaatcatactaaaaataacatgAGCGTGTTGAGCGATGTCGTAATCTTATGTTACCCACcaagaattagctaacgttatagaccaagcattagcattagctaccTGTCAACCAGCACCTTTATAGTaggcaccaaagcacttttcctcttcggtccccctacaggttggaagcggaattgtcgaTTACTGTTACCAttaccaaagcccgtctacggaaagccgttccactccctattaagccccattgtacctactttggttgcagttccaccagagttccactgggggtgatcacggtccagtgcaaaatgaatgggactctatggagctagacggctaaatttgtctctttcgcctgattgtcattgagaaatctcagatttgattgtagtttttgcaagttcaacatggattataggtcaaaagttgaatgaacgagtacttatgccctttcgatttgttacaggttgagtcgttgttgcccataacacgctagcattctgctaatggaTGCTGATTGGtgagtgaaggactgattacgatcggagatccctcttgacggcatccgaagcagaaccagaatgccagagtgaatatttcggcgtggtctttaaaacattagcaaacctctttctagcacgtgtattgacagggagagcctaatctgtcagctgtgttgtcgatgcctcgagagaaaaaaggaagcgactcagagcttgccgtaaagcagaatctctggccgtatatatgtatgacgtcattgacattttaaaaggctttttagaacaaaaaagccactttaaaaaaatctaacacccagcagtgtgtattttcttagcctcccctttcaaatgcaacattcaaattactagacaaaaaattatatcctgagaaaagtggattttgaggagtatagctccatagagtcccattcattctgcactggcctgtgagcgccccctatatggaactctggtggaactgcaaccagttcagaagccggaagtaacgagagagtggaacttcttcccatattagaaattctttgccattaccattattcttatgtctcattcgatCGAGTcaatgaaccactgaaacgattttggaaacattattttaaggtacacaAGAATCATTGGTGTTGGATCGATCGATattgaaatcaatcaatatcaataaataaggtctctgttgtattactgtgttgcaaagtggcatgtaatcaatgacaaaacaatGCCATTTGCCCCCCCTTTAAGTTGCCTATAAATAGTGCCAAtgaattttttaaatccagtaacaaaagaaacaaaaactacTTCAACCCCTTCaccaaaacaaactaaaactgcCGTAATGCCTATATTAATGTACCCTGACCCCTTTTAATTCTCCTCTCCTTTCATCACAGGGAAGAAATCCCACCTGAGGAAGACCAGCGAGAAGAAGCCGCCCACAAAGGAGTCAATCGCCAAGCTGCAGCAGTCGGCCATCTGGAAGATGGAGAACGAGTTCTACGAATTTGCACTGGAGCAGTTCCAGTTTGTCCGGGCACATGCTGTCAGAGAAAAGGACGGGGAGCTCTACTTGCTGGCACAAAACTTCTTTTACGAAAAAATCTACCCCAAAAACTAAAGAGGCAACATGTCCACAAAAGAAGGCTTGGAGAGGACACTTCAGTTGGTACGGGCTCGATGTTGCAGTCTGAGATGAAGAAGAGCGAGGGAGAGTGGGACTAATAGACTGCAGATGACTGTGTGGCTGCTTTGTACGTGTGATTGAGAACATAACGTGGAGCTGCAGATCAAATCCGCCTCTACTGAGGGCTCTGTTATACGCGTCTGTGCCAGCCAACTGGACAAGGAGTTTGTGTTTCGTCAGCAGGTTGTGTTCCCAGCAGCCCCGCACCCAACCCCCACCCCGCCCCCGCCGGGCCTCCACTCCCCTTCACTTCCATGTCAAAGGTCTTCTGCGCAGAGGGCCTCTGCCGACACATGTCCAGAGACGGCCTGTCCAGCAACTGGTCACCGGTCCTCCACTCCTGATTGGCTTCACTGTTCTCCGATCCAGACAAAACATTTTCATCGGCTCTGTGCTGTTTAGTTGTGTTTGGTTGTATTTTAACTCTTTACTCTGGTTGTCTTTTGTATGTAAAGACAGTGACATTTTTCATGGTGACACAACATCCCCATGCCTCACCACTACTACTAACTTAAGGAGATTTGAAGTGTAAGATACTGACTACTGTGCTGTATTATTGGACTTGAATGAGAACTTTTGAGGTTTTTACGAAATAAAAATCCTGTGACCATGGACTGTTTACTGGGACAAGTGCACATGTTTTATACTGTACTTGATGTGTTGGATGTAAACATGCAGCTTTGCCCGGAGGCTTTTCCTCCCTAATGAAGAAACACGTGAGAATACCAAAGTGTGTAAGAACACTAAGGTGAAgatgctgctgctgtaaatatttACTACTTTTTCAGTGTGATTCATTCACAGACAGATTTTCTACATTATAAAATTAACCCATTTATACTGTTAACACTCTTTTTAAAGTTGCAGTATGTGCATGTTATCAGTTTGTACATTTCTTTCAACTCTTTCATTTCACTTTTTAGTCTATTTTTgttgtttcattttctttttatcgTAGACCCAGTTAGACATGGGTGTTCACTACACTAATATGTTAGTCTGGAATATGCAGACATTTAGGGAAATGTGTTCATTCTGCTTTCTTGCCCAGAGTTAAGTCaggagattgataccactctaatATCAGTCCCTTAGATATAAGGCAACAACCAGAGGCAGGTTACCTTGGCTTCTTGTCATCTAACTTTGCAAGAAAGAGAATATGCCTatttccccaaaatgtcaaatgtttttttgcagttCTCCACATAAAAGATGGTGGAGAGGTTGGTAATTACTTTGCTACTTTGCTTGTGTAGTTGTCATCTATCGTTTTCTTAACCGTTGGGTTTATTGTGGTTATAATGGCCTTTTATTGGCTGATTAAAAATCTTGCCTACCCTTCATTAATTGCTAACTAACAAGTTTAAAGTGACATAATGTTGCCCCTTCAACTAATTCACCTGGAAGAGCTGCACAGACTTTTTCCACTGGTATATGGCCACATTGCAATTCCTGAGGTATTTAAATATACAGATGAATAGGTACTCATTTTTAACTGAGGACATACTACTCAGTTTTTGTGTGCCTTCTCTACACCCAGCTCCCCCTGTGTTGCAGTTTTGTCAGATGcaacataaaaacaacatgGCTGTTTTCATCTTTTATGCCAAATGAAATACAcagagcatttttttaaactaccaGAGCTGCATGTGTGTTCTTTAATTTAACATAATATAATGATtgtccatcatcatcatcattatcatcatcatcatcatcaggtaCCATACAACCACAAGGGAGTGGGGAAGACAGATAAAGCTGCTGGCTGCTGGGAAAAAAGGAAAGCTGGATTATTTCCGGACTGGTATCCTGCAGAGGGAGATAAAGAGCTGCCAGGTCTGCTCCTGCCTCCAACTGGGTGTGTGTTTATCCATTTTAACATCCTTTCCATCTCCTCCTAGAGTACGTTTTCAGTGTTTTATATGGTTGTAATTACACTTTAACAATTTATTATAAAAGCACAGAAGGTGTCATGCCAACCCGAATGTATATATTCAACATTTTCTCTTGTTGTGGAAGTCACTATCTTACTGCTGAAAACAATTAAGAGCACTAAAATAGGAGCATGGTTATGTGAAGTAAGAGGAGTCAGAAGAGGACAGAGAAAGTGTAATATGACCAAGTGCTGCCACTCGGTGTTACTCATCCCTGCTGTCAGATAATCCCTGGACAGTCATCAACTATTGGACTCATCCCCATTAATCTCAGATAGTTTTCCAGTTACAGCTTTCTGGTTTTGGCCCTGTGACCCAGATAAACAGGGAGTTGTTCAATAAGGCAGAAGCAGTAGAAGCTGTTTTAAGAACTTCCAACAAGGTTATTGAACTTTTTTTAGCCAttttttgtgctttagaaccttttttttttcaaatattttaaggCATTTGTGCATTATTTATGtagagagaaaagggagagagaggggaagatcTGCAGCAAAGGGCCCTGGGTCGGAGTCAAACGTATCAGACACAAATCATCATTCTAGAgagagtatttttttatttattttttaaacatgtctGGAAGAGACATTTAAgtatttttctgtcattttagcctttattagatagtacAGTACAGTGGAGAGCTTACAAAAAATGAGCACAGAGGGTGTTACGCAACAAAAGTCCCCAGCTTGTGTTGCACAAAATTCTGAAACTATGAATTTCAGCTAtgctactatatactgtatagtatatatattggCAAACACCTATCACAATAAAGTATATGGGGcagcgcctgggtagctcacctggtagagcgcgcgcgcccatgtatagaggtaGACACGTGGGCTGCGGGTTTGACTCTGactctgcggccctttgctgcatgttgttccccctctttcttccccttcatgttttcagctgtcctatacaaataaaggcctaaaatgcccaacaaaataaataaataaagtatatgATTAAAGTATGAAAACATGCAATGGCAACATATGGCTGAATTTCCTTATTAGGTCACAGAATGTGATGGGTCACAGGATTTGGTGTAACACCAGACTTAAAACAGGAACACTACAACTACATGGTCAGGGTCCCAGGCACCTAGGCCTCTTTATGCATTATAAAATTCTCAGGTTTTTACAACCTTGTGGGACAAGACCTTATACCTGCCTGCCCAATAAAACTTGGTCATCATCGCATTAATCAGAGCAAAAATCATCATGTTTATTTTGGGTAATAACACGCCCACAGATCAGTAAAGTGTTCATTCAACTGTAGAAACAGAGCTGGAGTAACAGCTGGAGAAAGGCGGAACAGCACAGACGTGTATCTTTCTGACAAAGGCAGATATTTATTAACCCGATGGTACAGAAACGGCATTACACCATATCCCCAGTCTTTCCTCCCACACCAAACACTGCAGCCATTACGTGTGGGTTGCGGATATTGCTGATAAACCACATTGACATGAAAGACAAAACCATCATGTCCTGTCTGAAGCACCTGTCCTCAGTCAGCCTCTGGAGAGTGTCACTGTCGAGGGGTTTTAACAGGAGCACATAATTCAAAAGTCTACCCAACAAGGCCTCTGCCATTTTTATTATGTGGACAATGCTcagtttatgagtgaggaaccTGCGTTCTTGTTCACACCAATAAATATTTGAGACACTGTGCCATAAGCACAGAGAATGCCCAGTCTATGAGACATATGGCTTGTGATGACTGTGTCCCTGAAGGTTATGTAATGCAGCAGTAAGTCTTTTCACTGAGGTGTGACATGTCATGCACCGTCCCAGAGAAGAGTTCAGTGTTTGTCCTGTGGTTTCTTCATAGcagctcctcctcatctctctggCTTGGCAACTCAAATGTAAACTGTGACTCTCACCGTATTTAATATAGCAGCTTTTGTTTGCACTGCACCTCTGGTTGTTAGCAAGTTTGTGCAACGTCTGCATGATCCTTTCGATTTGAATAATAGTTTGATGATAAATATTAAATAGGTGACTGTCTTATTTAGGTGCAGTCttctgaaaagtaactacacCTACTCAAACAAAGTACTTCATTGCAATTTCGAGacttgtactttatttgagtacagtatttattttttatgctaCATACTTcaatacatttcagagggaaatgttgtactttCTACAGTTACCTGACAGTTATCAATAGTTGTTACTTTGCAAATTAAGATTTGCattgttataaaataaaatctccAGCCGTTAGCAGTTAAAGTTATATCCAACTTGACCAACTGTATAATGTCTCCATGTTTGAGAGACCAACGTcaagtatattttgatgatgTACACTTATACTTTAGtaaaacgtgaaaaaaaaaaatatatatatgtatatatatgtatttattgcaTTTAAATTACTCTATTTTCTgtatatttgatttattttttatataatgtcatttatttatttttatcccTTTACCTCTTTTTTCGCCAGTTGAATGACAGCTTAGCCTTTTAGGGACTAGCAAAAgcaaaaagagaaggaaaaaaattgGATTAAAAATGTGGCattatatacaaaataaaagaataaagaaaatatacagaaaaGAATTGAGTACTTTATAtgcaataaatacatatatatatatttaaaagtagcctatataaataaacataatacagaaataaataataacaaataaatgtgaaaataaattaaaatgcttttaattattctttcatatttttggtttttataattccacatttatttattcttttatttatatatttccaaattgttatatttacttatttattcttttatttattcctcTATATTTCCACATTAGTTTTCTTTTGGACagatgtatttatttctttatggCACTTATAGCTCCATACAGTAATACCTCTGTACTTCAACCTGCAAAATTATAGCAAGACTTTCACTTGGAACAAATCTAAGAAGTTAGGACTTTCTATCTTTAACAGAGGATTTAATTTGTCTGAGCATTTATTGTAAACATATTTTAACCTCGATTTCAATCACCGTAATATGAGATAGGCCTACATGTTTTTCCATGTTTGTGTTTGGTTTAACCCAGGATGATTTAAGGTTGTTAGCATGAGGTAAGGCTAGTATATGAAGCAGcccgacagcagcagcagcaacactaCAGCTCTTCTGGGCGGACGCTTCCACTCTAAACCACCGCCTCTTTCTCCAACTGCACTGGGACAGATTTAtgcttcagttttttttaatttatgaaCACCCGTCCACCCTGCAGCACCCCTCTAGGACGGCGTGACCGCGTCAATGAAGTGTGAAGACGACATGGGAAGCCCCGTGTACCCGAGATGACCGATGATTTGGTCCaaataatcactttttttttgtcgcCAGAGAGGGAAACTTAAAACAAGGCTTGTTTTTGGAGTTccacctcccctcctctctccccgtAGGATTTGATTCAAAGGCGAAAACCAAGATGGCCGCCGACTCCGTGCAGGTAGGAAAAGTTGACAACTGTTGCGAAAAGTGCGCAAACGTGCTCCAGGGGCTAAACTATCAGTTAGCAAAcagttttatttcattaacGTTGATTTGCTGTGAGTTGGTAGTGTTGTATGTAAGTTAAGGACCTCTACTAGATCTCAAAGGGTTGTCTGTGAATTATCCATGGATTGAGGCCTGGGAAACAAT
This Sander lucioperca isolate FBNREF2018 chromosome 9, SLUC_FBN_1.2, whole genome shotgun sequence DNA region includes the following protein-coding sequences:
- the hs2st1a gene encoding heparan sulfate 2-O-sulfotransferase 1; amino-acid sequence: MGLLRVMMPPKLQLLALLAFAVAMFFLENQIQKLEESRGKLERAIARHEVREIEQRHTQDSLRERDSSASSLSEGQDDIVIIYNRVPKTASTSFTNIAYDLCGKNHYHVLHINTTKNNPVMSIQDQVRFVKNVTEWREMKPAFYHGHVSFLDFTKFGVKRKPIYINVIRDPIERLVSYYYFLRFGDDYRPGLRRRKQGDKKTFDECVSAGGSDCAPEKLWLQIPFFCGHYSECWNVGSQWALEQAKYNLVNEYMLVGVTEELEDFVMMLEAALPRFFKGATELYKTGKKSHLRKTSEKKPPTKESIAKLQQSAIWKMENEFYEFALEQFQFVRAHAVREKDGELYLLAQNFFYEKIYPKN